aaaagaatggggCTTTGTaatacccaagatatatgttAACGACTTTTTTACTGTACTGAAATGTAAGATTAATTTCATACATCAGTCAAATTCAATGGGATATTTGTTTCGATCATTTTTTCGTGTGATGTGATTGAATATGATTTGATTGTATACACCTCcggcagcgcctgcatacggaataTGTGTCTCACAGTCCCGTTTTCCACGAATTGTTCTGTTTTGTAGGTTGTATGAATTGTGTTTTTCTTATGAAACTACATAATCAAAATTTGCCAATGAATAGATGTCCTTTAAAGAGGACAATATTGATATAAACCGAAAACTGCATTGTATATTTTAGGAAAGGTAAAAAGAGCGCTGTCAGACCATACGTTCCTTCATCCAGACCGGTGATTCCCAGGGACAGTATAGACCTTATCATTATCAATCGACCAAGATATATTTGTACTGCAGGAATACTGTTATTACAACACGGAGTCGATCCTAACTTTTACAGTTTCGTGGAAATGAGAAATCAACATAAGCATCATTTAATAGTTAATCGTCACTCTACAAAGTGTATTGACGAAGAAACATTTCTGACAACATTTTTGTCTGCTGGATACAAGTTTACTACATCCGATACGAACGACATCGAAAATGAACTTCCTTCGTTGAAAGGAACTTATGAACTAGCGAAGGACCATGGACACGTAACAAACTTGAAACAGCTTTGTAGAACAAACCTACGGAATCATATCAGATATGTAAACAAAGATACATCAGTATTTCCTATAATTGACAAGTTAAGTCTCCCTACCAGAATGAAAGATTACTTAAAATTGTGGGATGTCAGTCCTATTGATTTGACATCAACTGTATGTTGTAACCACACATGATATCaacatttatctattttatattaAAGGAAATTGATAACTGTTTATGTGTCTTATATCTCCGTTTAGTAGAGAGGATAATTATAATCTGCCTTTCTACTTTCCATTATAACTATAATCAGTGACGTCGTAGTTTAGCTTATTTTAAGGAAGTGAAAATGTATCGAATTGTTAATCTACATACGTGTAATTCAAGATACATAATACAATATTAGaccaatgaaagaaaaatataaacttgtttgtatgaggctgagaaactggggaagagcgaggttctaccgagcccttTCCTAGTTTTGCGtcgagtacaaaaaagtttacattttatgacattgacctaataatgtttttatactgcaacataAACTAATATATTGATAGatttttaaatcgtaacacaaatgtcaaacttattttcatcccttaatgaacccctgatagTGGAGAAAGTGtttcatgatgaaattgacattatacaaaatatagctatgttactattTAGGAAATAAATACAATTAGTTGCAGTATAAAGTGACGATACACCTGTTCCTAGCAGTTTAATTAGTTTTAAGTAGTTTAAGTATAACTTTAATCCAACTTTGTTCCCAAAAGAATGAcgattgtatataattatattgcaATAGGAAaggacatatacatgtatactaaacataaaatatattcaGCCACCAGTGTTACAACTATAAAATAGCATtttgctcaaacacatcaaacgaatagataacaactgtcatactcctggacttggtacaggcatttattATGTAGAGAAAgcagtggattaaacctggtttcaaagctagctaaatctcaattgtatgacagtcgtattaaattgcattatattgttttcattgacatcATGTTTGTAACGTTTGGTGGAAGAGTAATTGAACAGTagtatatactactgttgcatttatttcgatatcattgtaatattattttctctctataatatattgaaaacatcacgttattaatttcttgcgtccgaagcgcttttctggatttaccttcatcaggaacgctcaaagccaaacatttgaaatccgaagatgtttaagtaccgaaaccgttgaagagctgtatatcaaaaatacctaaaataattagccaaattcatctaaagccaactttgcctatCAAGGAAAACCAACATTCTGacttaattaaaaaggggggtcacAAAACAATggatgaaaacaaatttaatatacagcaacaaacaacaaccactgaatcacaAGGCCTCTGACTTGAGTCATGCACAAACAGAATATAGAGGGGTTACACATTTTTGAAGGTGTCAAACATTAACCATCAATTTgggcagtggtgtaacagtacgaaataaaaacaatgtttttaACTATAAATTTCAGTTGAATTtgtcttaactcatcagatcgataaaAGTGCATAAAATCACTAACACAAACACCAAGTATTCAGACCTGATTGTACTCGCAGTAATCTAATAAAGTAATCATATGTGGCAATCAGTGCATTTCTATGTAATGACGCCATAAATCCTCAGAGAAAACCCGAGAAGGAAATACTATAGTGGTAGGTATGTGTTATACAGCTGTATTACCATTGACACATCTAGTGTCCACAGATATTTGTTTAACTCTGCTCTCTTGGTTATGGTCTATTGGCTTTGGATGTTTTGAAAAGTGTACatgttaaattttgtgaaaagataagtataagaggaaaataaactcatcatagataccaggactaaatttagtatacgccagacgcgcgtttcgtctacaaaagactcatcagtgacgctcgaatccaaaaaagttaaaagcccaaataaagtacgaagttgaagagcattgaggactaaaattcctaaaagttttgccacaTACAGCTAGGGTAaactatgcctgaggtagaaaagccttagtatttaaaaaaattcaaacatttgtaaacagtaaatttataaatataaccatatcaatgacaattcatgtcagcacaaaaagtgcagtgctgactactgggcttgtgataccatcggggaaataaatctccaccagcagtggcatcgacccagtggttgtaaataaactcatcatagatatcaggactaaatttagtatacgccagaACTGCTTATGTTTTAAAATCAATGATTATTATCATAAGTATAAGCATTTTAATTTTGCAAGTATTCTATTACCCCGGTACATGAGATTACTTGATCTATGACCTTGAATGTTTTGAAaagtttatatgttgtgtttgtgaTAAGATCGTTATAAGAGGAACAGCTTGTGTTTTAAAATCAATGATTGATATTATAAATATAAGCATTTTAATTTTGCAAGTATTCTATTACCTATGACCAGGTACATGAGATTACTTGGTCTATGACCTTAGATGTTTTGAAaagtttatatgttgtgtttgtgaTAAGATCAGTATACGAGGAACTGcttatgtttaaaaatcaatgATTATTATAGTAAGTATAAGCATTTTAATTTTGCAAGTCTTAATCTAatttgaatttgatgcgactatcatacagtCACGTGAGAGGTTGAgctagctatataaccaggttcaatccaccgtgttctacataagaaaatgcctgtaccaagttaagaATAAGAcagttgtcaattcgtttgatgtgtttgagcttttgattttgccatttgattagggacgtcTTTAATTTTCttcgtagttcagtatttttgtaatttttttccaTGGCCCATATTTGGCCCCACCCTCTATCAAGGTTTATTGTCTGAAACTTTTCCACTGTTAACAAGTTTAATTAAAGATAAGGTTTAGGTTTGTGTTTAGGGAAACACATGTGATACGTCAATGGTATAATGTTTTTGGTCATGTGATACGTCAATGGTATTATGTTTTGGTCATGTGATACGTCAATGGTATTATGTTTTTGGTCATGTGATACGTCAATGATATTATGTTTTTGGTCATGTAATACGTCAATGGTATTATGTTTTTGGTATGCAGTCACATAAGCATTGGTATTTCTAATATCTATGAAGATTATTTTTCAGAAATCAAGTACCATGGGCTTCTCACCAACAAGCATTCATTCAAATAGTTgacaacaatttttaatattgttgGGGAATTACTATTTAGAATTGATATGAGCAAGTTATATGATAAAGAAGGAAATTTGTTGACATatgatattgtatttatatatgtctctgtttcgATCGATCTAATCGTCTCAAGTATTTTTGTTAAACTGACTCCTGAAGATCCCATTGAATGCACAGATTTAATCATAGACGATATTTCAGTTAATTGATATAATCGTCATAAAGCAGAAGTATTGGAAAGATCATATTGGAAAGATAAAACTACAATTGAATTTTCATtaataattacaaatgtatatatgtgaTTGTGATCAGCCAAAACATGTGTTATCTCCCGTTGCACAttacacggctggtaatctacacacgcagaacatttggttctgcaatgaaaaccgtgagaggattttccggttgtgcttgagtggaatTTTTGTCatcgcttcaaaaggtatgtacatttctaaattgcaattttcttattcaactgatcaaaatattgaaaatctgagaaagctatgctgtggtgaatactttaaatgtcacttttttaagcaatttctcgtggggcaactgcttttgtaggagttcaagtgacaactccacgtacaacagtaaatgatacatgtatctctttgtTAAAGTATTtgccacagcatagcattctcaggttttcaatattttgatcagttgaataagaaaattgcgatttagaaatgtacataccttttgaagcggtgacaattactccactcaagcacaaccggaaaatcctctaacggttttcattgcagaaccaaatgttctgcgtgtgtagattaccagccgtgattaACTTAACTGTTTTTTAgcaaacgtttaggaatttttggtcctcaatgctcttcaacttcgtactttatttggcttgtttaacatatttgtttactcgagcatcactgatgagtcttttgtagacaaaacgcgcgtctggtgtatatataaaatttcaatactggtatctatgatgagtttatttacaacaactgggtcgatgTCGCTGTCGatgatggtatcaccagcccagtagtcaatactCCTGGTTTGAGTTATCATCGATATGTTCAtaactataaattaactgttaacaaaactttgaatttttgaagtactaaggcttttctttctcaggaatagataaccttagctgtatttgtcaaagcttttaggaatttttggtcctcaatgctcttcaacatcgtactttatttggctttttttatgtttcttgattcgagcgtcactactgagtcttttgtagacgaaacgcgcgtctggtgtaaatataaaatttcaaacctGGTAATTATGAAGAGTTTATTTATTATGGGTtcacacaatataaaaaaaaatacgaggATAAAAGTGGGGACATGGGATATTTAGGGAAGGGAAAAAAGAGGAAGATCTGGGGAAAAGAAGGAAAAAGTGAAAGGTTGAAAAAATACCACAAAACGGAAATTGGGATATGAGCACCCACTGTTAGAAGGAACTTTCGAAAGAGTTTCCAATACATCATAATTATTATGGTCAAATGAGTtttcttttttcgtctttttggTTACGATTTACCTTTGGATTGCTACATTCCCATAAGCCTTATTTGCAAGAACACATAAATACATCAGTGTGTGCTTCCTTTTTTTCTCCGCATTATGCATGAAATAGATGCCAATTGACGGAAAGCAAGCAACATTCATTCCATTTTCTTCTGACTTGCAAGCTTATGTTATCGaaacaagacattttttttaGGAAACCCCTCAGGGTATTCAAGGGTTAATCAGCAAACAAACGTTTACATCTCTCATATTTCATGAAGCTTTTCTTCAATCcacattcttaaaaaaaaatcatgaattaaAACCCTTCCAATTGAAGCAATTACAATAGTAAATTATTTGTTACATAAGggtaaattgtaaattaaaatacCGTCAGAAATAGAAGGTAGGTCgtaaactataaaaattaaatctattCAAGGATAAAATAGTCTTCAACTCTCTGAATTAAAGGGGTGTGTTTTACGCGTCAATGAAGAAGCAATCATACAAAACTTATGGCCAACGGCATGTCATCCAAGTTTCCTTTACAGGTCTACTATCATTAGAAATATCACCATCCCAGTTTATTTGTCGTTTGATATGGAATGAGATGGGTGGAACACTGTGTGACATCCAGTCTGTGAAATATGTACATCTGAAATCAAGACAGCAAGCTACAAATGTCTCAGTCTGATATAGAATTGAGGATggaaacagacaacaacccgaccaaagggcagaaaaataaaggcaacagtagtataccgctgttcgaaattcataaaatcgatagaaaaacaaatccgagttacaaactaaaactgagggaaatgcatcaaatataagagaactacgacacaacagaaacacaacattaaaatgtaacacacacagaaacgaactacaataTAACCATGACCATTTCtctgacttggtacagagcattttaagataaaaatggtgggttgaacctggttttgtggcatgccaaacctcccgctttaatggcaatgtttatcataactttaaaatgacaatattacatgacaggactacaatacaaataaatgggagaaaatataggacacagAAACAACTGATTAATAGCCAACAAAATgtactttgttaaaaaaaattaatacgcTAGACGTGCgccacgtccacacaagactaaccagctacgcccagatgaaaaaagtttgaaagccaaaacaagtacaaagctgaaaaGCATCGAggacaaaaagtttaaaaagtcTCGACCAACACGGTCAGGGTTATCCACCTGGGACAACAACATCCTTTAAtattatttagaatttagaataaaacatacctttgcaaaaagtaaatttaataaaatgactatacaatagatatacatgataaaactgaagtggtgactagctacagAACAAAAacggataaaatacaaaaattcacTGTCTTGTTAGCCATAACCAGTGTTACGctcaaagtgacgtcacatttgaattttaaatgagTTCCCAAAAAGTAAGAAAGAATTTAGATGAAGTTCAAGAatagatttgtatgacttatgTTACGCTTATTATTAAcagtgaaaattacaatactaattaatatcaaattgtagtAGCAATTAGACAGccaattgtattatctagctatgtcacTGTTCCTCTGAATCAAACAACAAATGAAGAAAACAACATAAGACCACCAATGGGTGATATGATGCCTAACATTAATAGACATAGACATAAATTCATTCTAATTCGGCTTagtattttttaacatataaaaatcaGCTCTGATGAGCTttttaacaaatatgaaaatacatacaaaagAATTATGCCAAAGCATTATGCacagataaaaacaaattaattaaagcATGCAACAACCAAATACAGATTTCTATAGTTAGCTTAAAAAACAATCTAAACATTTAGATTAAGGAACTAATATCAACGTAATCTTGACCAACACATTATATAAATTGTCCGATTATTCATATACAGTTTCATTGTCATACAAGGTTTCGCTTTCACTTCCATTGTAAGCGCAACAGTATACTGTATAGATTACCTTAATACATCCTGTTGGAAAGATGCGTTGTTCCGTCTGCAGGTAAATTCTTCCTCAGCTGTTTCGGCGCTGTCCCCTCCTGAGGTGCGCCGACTGGGGTGATCACGTCCGACTACGCTTTACTGCTTCCACTGCTCAGACCTTTTTCTCCACAACCACATTGATGATGTCTCTGCCTCTTTGCACAAGTTACCAACTAGTTTACTTCTTTCCCCTCCAACAATAGCAAGTGCTCATAATGCTCTTCACATAGACTTTCAACAAACCCTCTGCTTCCCACTTCAGCTTGAATTGCAACCTATGTGTCTCCATCTTCCAGATATCATTCCATCCTTACTTCTGCTGTCTTGCTCCTTCCCAGTTTAACCAGTTTCCTTGTTTCTTCATACTAACTGCCTTTACCATTCTACTTTCTTCTTCCATTGGTCGTACCTCTTTCTCTATCAGGTGTGTTTTTTCGTCCACTGTTGCTGTTCTCCATTTTGCTGTAGGTGTAACATCAAGCCCCTGTCTTCCAACTGCAACTCTGCCAACTATCTCACTGTGTTTTAACCGTGACTCAGCATCTTCTATCGTCTTCTTTGTCGACCACTTCTTCCAGTTCTAACTTCTACTTTTGCTGACCGTACTTTCTCATCCCTGCTGTCATGAAGATAATATATGATCAAAGTTTGCTGGTTTACTGCAAAGAACACACTTTGGGTCATCTATCAAGATACCACAATaaggcaaatatttcaaaaggtcTGGTCTTTATACTCGATAGCTCACACTTGCATGATACATGAAATCACACCTTTGTACTTCCCCTCCCACACATACCTTGTGTTGTGGAAACCGTGAACTTAGCTATATTATGTAACTGTAAACAAgttagaaaaagggagaaggtttggtaccattaaaacgttcaatcccgctgcaaatgtttgcacctgtcctaagtcaggaatctgatgtacagtagttgtcgtttgtttatgtaatttatacgtgtttctcgtttcttatatagactagaccgttggttttcccgtttgaatggttttacactagtaattttggggccctttatagcttgtagttcggtgtgagccaaggctccctgttgaaagccgtacattaacttataatggtttacttttataaattgttatttggatggagagttgtctcatcggcactcacaccacatcttcctatatcttgtATCTCCCAAATTGCTCAGGGGCACAACCTTCTCTATACTTAATACGACACAATCAGTGGGATAGCGTGTAAGCTCCTTACACGAAAGATTAGCCAATAAGTTTGTCTCAtgtaaaagtttaataatatttttacattgtatgtgtttttattgttattaatgtCGACAAAAACGCTACAGAGATTATATTTGTAAATGAGGTTCATGttatcaaattgaaaatgaaaatggggaatttgtTAAAAAGAGACCAACCCCACCATAGAGCAAAAAACCGCAatctatctttttttatattttattctattAATTGTTACTTCAGTATCCACATCGATTAAAACTTATTCATAAATCAAAGTttatacatttcttttatttaagtTTATAAACATTGTTATTTAAAATGTTCCGTATCAGGTGCTAGGGGAACCCCTTAATAAGACAAAGAGGTTAGAATTTTCAAGTTGCTCCATGTTGAAGGACTCACCGTGCGTtgatatgaagaacagcaataaaagagcGCAGTTCTTTCGgggttttttttatgtgtgttgttgggttttttgGCAGTATGTGAACTGTGTCGTGGATCATTGATATACCATGTCCAGCTTTCTTGTCTATTATGTTACTGTTATTTGTCTTCCCTTCGTTTTTAATTGACTAAATCGTGATGGCAGCTTTTGTTTTGACACTAATTTgcattttataacaataaataaaaaaggaaagaaaagaaactTTTTTGTGAAAGACCTAAAGCATTTTTAGAGGTCGTCATAGTCCTATAAGCATCTAAAGACTTTTCTTTAACTTAACTGTATCTTACTGACTTAAAATGGGCTTATTTTCCTactatataaaagttaaaattcaGATTGATATAATTAAAGTTTGTAAAGCAGATTCAGATTCACTATTTTATAATAGCGTCACCACATACAAACCTAAAATAAGAATCAAagaattaaacaaacatttaacatTGCAATGAATGCAccaatctttaaaatatttatgacagacttttaaaacacaatatatacatacatatataaaacacaccttttacacattttcattttaaatttacaatgtccTTCTATTCtaaataaaagtcaaaatttaaagacttttcaaaacgttttaaaatttaagaaactgttctacatctacatctacatggGTAATCCGTAAAGAGTCGGTTGACTCATCACACGAATGTATTAAAGTTGTGTCATCCAAAATGTGCTCTTTTAAAATCATATGTACAGGTGCCAGTGCAGATAAAAACATGTGTGTGCTGATTTACGGATATCTGTGTGCTATGAGGTTGGTTTTGAATGCCTCATAGTCATCAATGTCCAATAAGCTAGGCGGTAGTTCATTCCAGTTTGTGATGGTTCTTACGAAGAAGCTATGTTTTCTTTGTTCAGAACTTGATCCTAATCTGACAAATCGTCGTTGATGGAACTGACGTGTCATTCTTGCTGGTGTCATCAAGTATTCTGGAATCGGAATAGCAATAAGTTGGTGGATTACTTTGTGAAACAGGAGTAAACGTGATGTTTTTCGTCTCTCCTGTAATTGTGGTAGTTTAATGTCCCCTTATAAAGATGTTACTATGCCCGGGTCTCGAGAATACTCATGCCTGATGAATTTGGCTGCTCTCCTTTGGACCATTTCTAGCTGTTGTATGTGTTTTTGGAGATGCGGGTCCCAGACACTGCTAGCATATTCTAGTGTTGGTCGTACAAGTGTTATGTATGCCTGACGCTTTATATTCATTCCAAGGCATTTACTAAGATTCCGCCGTATAAAGCCTAAAGTTTTATTTGCCTTTGTAGTGATATTTCCGATGTGGTCATTCCATGATAAAGTGCTAGATAGCTCCACTCCTAGGTACGGATTGTGGTTGACTGTTCCAAGGATGTGTCTCTCCATTTCATATGGGTAGATTATTGGTTGTCGTCCTGTTGTTATACGTAATACAAAACATTTCGTTGGATTAAAAATCATTTACCATTTTTTAGTCCAGTTAACCACAGTGGTCAGGTCCTGCTGGAGTTGAAGACAATGGCTCATTGATTGAACAGCTACGTAGACAACTAATTACTGTTACAATCAATGGCTTCTGAATGAACATATGAAGTACCAACTGTTATGTCTAATTGAAACTGACAATATAAACTATTAAAGTTACTAtgaatttttatcaaatgaaCTGT
The window above is part of the Mytilus edulis chromosome 6, xbMytEdul2.2, whole genome shotgun sequence genome. Proteins encoded here:
- the LOC139526682 gene encoding uncharacterized protein, which translates into the protein MNRFFSFIMGQSNSNKQRRCTKKSVLNTALEIEIKDSSACKECTKDEYSKFRGILKILRKSSDPELYFYIVESYLNAGAKLNTMNWGLFSEKGKKSAVRPYVPSSRPVIPRDSIDLIIINRPRYICTAGILLLQHGVDPNFYSFVEMRNQHKHHLIVNRHSTKCIDEETFLTTFLSAGYKFTTSDTNDIENELPSLKGTYELAKDHGHVTNLKQLCRTNLRNHIRYVNKDTSVFPIIDKLSLPTRMKDYLKLWDVSPIDLTSTVCCNHT